From Candidatus Methylopumilus planktonicus, a single genomic window includes:
- a CDS encoding efflux RND transporter permease subunit, which produces MSKFFITRPIFAAVISIIIVLAGIAAALKLSIAQYPQIAPPTVIITANYPGASAETLSKTVAGPIEEQLSGVEGLLYFNSTTDSSGTLNITATFEIGTNINQATFNVSNRVNIAAPRLPETVRRSGVVVQKKSNDILLVVMLTSNDKQFDPLYLSNYATLNVLDEIKRVKGVGDANIFGARDYSMRIWLKPDRMAQLHVTTSDIAAAIQGQNAQYAAGKIGQEPSLSDQQLVYTVNAKGRLLDPNEFGNIIIRAGGPNGILYLKDIARVELGSQTYDINTTLNGKPGVGIPIFLQTGANALDTAKGIKEKMAELKGRFPKGMDFEIPYDTSNFVKASMKEVFKTLGEAMLLVVIVVFLFLQNWRATLIPIIAVPISLIGTFAGLYLFGFSINTLTLFAMVLSIGIVVDDAIVVLENIERLMAEEKLTPIKAAIKSMEQVSAAVVAIVLVLCAVFVPVAFMGGIAGELYRQFAVTVAIAVVISGVVALTLTPALCAIILNPKSIHSKIFDRFNNGFNHLTHFYIKVVKGTLHHRLIGGMVFGGIVIASIFLFKFTPTSFIPSEDQGYVITAVMLADGATISRTSKTTEAVRSAIANDPASAFQFAVNGYDLIGGGNKSNAATIFVRLKDWAERESSANDIVKKLFGIGMMQPDGLAIAFNPPSIRGLGSSGSMETYIQSRSDTDPLRLFAAVNLFVEALKKEPRLSGVNTFFRPTVPQLFIEVDEAKAMSLGIPISSIYDTLQSTMGSLYVNDFNKSGRTYRVQLQADANYRMKPDDLGKVYVRSNTGAMIPLSAISKVNSILGAEQLERFNGLLSAKVLAGGSPGVSSGDTIKLVEKIAKESLPEGYQMAWTGQAYQEKRTGSAALFAFGFAIIMVFLILAAQFETWALPLAVIMAVPFALTGALIAVMIRGMPNDIYFQIGLITLIGLAAKNAILIVEFASQKMEEGMPVMEAAVEAARLRFRPIVMTSMAFVFGIVPLVVATGAGAAARQSMGTGVFGGMILATFVATIFIPLFFVWLTGNHIRHHGHIDEDKK; this is translated from the coding sequence ATGAGTAAATTTTTTATCACGCGGCCTATTTTTGCTGCGGTAATCTCAATCATTATTGTCTTGGCTGGTATTGCAGCTGCGCTTAAATTATCCATTGCACAATATCCACAAATCGCACCACCTACAGTCATTATTACTGCTAACTACCCAGGTGCAAGTGCTGAAACACTTTCGAAAACAGTTGCAGGCCCTATTGAAGAACAATTAAGCGGTGTTGAAGGCTTGCTTTATTTTAATTCAACCACTGATTCTAGCGGCACACTAAACATCACCGCGACTTTTGAAATTGGTACAAATATTAACCAAGCAACTTTCAATGTAAGCAACCGTGTCAACATTGCAGCTCCTCGCTTACCAGAAACAGTAAGACGTTCGGGTGTGGTTGTGCAAAAAAAATCAAACGATATTCTTTTAGTTGTGATGCTGACATCAAATGACAAACAATTTGATCCACTTTATTTAAGTAACTACGCAACTCTTAATGTTTTAGATGAAATCAAACGTGTTAAGGGAGTAGGTGACGCCAATATATTTGGTGCGCGTGATTACTCTATGCGTATTTGGCTTAAACCAGATCGTATGGCGCAACTTCATGTCACCACTTCAGACATTGCTGCAGCAATTCAAGGTCAAAATGCGCAATATGCCGCTGGTAAAATTGGTCAAGAGCCTTCTTTAAGTGACCAACAGCTCGTATATACCGTGAATGCAAAAGGCCGCTTGCTCGATCCTAATGAATTTGGAAATATTATTATTAGAGCTGGTGGGCCTAACGGTATTCTTTATCTTAAAGATATTGCGCGGGTCGAATTGGGTTCACAAACTTACGATATTAATACAACGTTAAATGGTAAACCAGGCGTAGGGATTCCTATTTTCCTTCAAACAGGAGCTAACGCACTTGACACAGCGAAGGGCATTAAGGAAAAAATGGCTGAACTTAAAGGACGCTTTCCTAAAGGGATGGATTTCGAAATTCCTTATGACACAAGTAATTTTGTAAAAGCTTCCATGAAAGAAGTATTTAAAACGCTGGGTGAAGCAATGCTTCTTGTGGTGATTGTTGTATTTCTATTTTTACAAAACTGGCGCGCCACTTTGATTCCTATTATCGCCGTGCCTATATCTCTGATAGGTACTTTTGCAGGCCTATATCTTTTTGGTTTTTCAATTAACACACTGACGCTTTTTGCCATGGTCTTGTCTATAGGTATCGTGGTTGATGACGCCATTGTCGTTTTAGAAAATATAGAACGCTTAATGGCAGAAGAAAAACTTACTCCAATTAAAGCTGCTATTAAATCTATGGAACAAGTCTCTGCTGCTGTCGTTGCCATTGTATTAGTGTTATGTGCTGTATTTGTACCAGTCGCATTTATGGGCGGTATTGCAGGGGAGCTCTATCGTCAATTCGCTGTAACTGTGGCTATTGCTGTTGTAATATCTGGAGTTGTAGCTCTGACACTCACTCCGGCGCTCTGTGCCATTATCTTAAATCCAAAATCCATCCATTCAAAAATTTTTGATCGTTTTAATAATGGGTTTAATCACTTAACTCATTTTTATATTAAAGTTGTTAAGGGCACTTTGCATCATCGTTTAATTGGTGGCATGGTTTTTGGTGGCATTGTCATCGCCTCTATTTTTCTTTTTAAATTCACACCTACTAGCTTTATTCCCTCGGAAGATCAGGGCTATGTCATTACAGCGGTGATGTTAGCGGATGGCGCTACAATTAGTCGCACTTCTAAAACAACAGAAGCCGTGCGTTCCGCAATTGCTAATGATCCTGCAAGTGCTTTTCAGTTTGCTGTAAATGGGTATGATCTGATTGGAGGTGGCAACAAATCAAATGCAGCTACGATATTTGTGAGATTAAAAGACTGGGCCGAAAGAGAAAGCTCCGCGAATGATATTGTAAAAAAACTTTTTGGTATTGGTATGATGCAACCCGATGGACTTGCCATTGCATTTAACCCTCCTTCAATTCGTGGGTTAGGTAGCTCGGGTAGCATGGAAACTTATATCCAAAGTAGAAGTGACACTGATCCATTACGTTTATTTGCTGCAGTCAATTTATTTGTCGAAGCGCTTAAGAAAGAACCTCGCCTTTCAGGTGTTAATACTTTTTTTAGACCTACCGTACCGCAACTTTTTATTGAAGTAGATGAGGCTAAAGCGATGAGCTTAGGTATTCCTATTTCAAGTATTTATGACACCCTGCAAAGCACCATGGGCTCACTATATGTTAATGACTTTAACAAATCAGGCAGAACATACCGTGTTCAGCTTCAAGCAGATGCAAACTATCGAATGAAGCCAGATGATCTCGGAAAAGTATATGTTCGATCAAATACAGGAGCTATGATTCCTCTCTCAGCAATTAGCAAAGTCAATAGTATTTTAGGTGCTGAACAACTCGAACGTTTTAACGGACTTCTCTCAGCAAAAGTATTAGCAGGGGGTTCGCCTGGCGTCAGTTCGGGCGATACCATTAAGCTTGTTGAAAAAATTGCAAAAGAAAGTTTACCTGAAGGCTATCAAATGGCTTGGACAGGTCAAGCCTATCAAGAAAAGCGAACAGGCTCTGCAGCGCTCTTTGCATTTGGTTTTGCCATTATTATGGTATTCCTAATTTTAGCCGCACAATTTGAAACGTGGGCGCTTCCTCTTGCAGTAATTATGGCTGTACCATTTGCCCTGACTGGCGCTCTCATTGCCGTCATGATCCGCGGTATGCCAAATGATATTTATTTTCAGATTGGCTTAATCACCTTAATTGGTCTTGCTGCTAAAAATGCAATTTTAATTGTGGAATTTGCGAGTCAAAAAATGGAAGAGGGCATGCCCGTCATGGAAGCTGCGGTTGAAGCTGCACGTCTCAGATTTAGGCCTATTGTAATGACATCGATGGCATTCGTTTTTGGTATTGTCCCTCTTGTTGTCGCAACAGGTGCAGGTGCTGCGGCACGTCAATCTATGGGAACAGGTGTCTTTGGGGGCATGATTTTAGCAACCTTTGTTGCTACGATTTTTATTCCACTCTTTTTTGTCTGGTTAACTGGAAATCATATTCGTCATCATGGTCATATAGATGAGGATAAAAAATAA
- a CDS encoding efflux RND transporter periplasmic adaptor subunit: protein MQQLFLSSRSVLLIGFLLFSLVGCQKPPEQSGMPPNFVLPVTMLESIPVSMPITAEAVGQTEGAKEVEIRPRVGGILLKRKYNEGSPVKAGQILFNIDPEPYKIALNQARAQYNQSLARAEQAKREKKRLEGLIESQSISQREFDNASSDESISVAALAQSRANLKQAELNLSYTNVTAPVDGISGRFQFSEGALISANTSLLTTLAQVNPIWVRFSFSDNELKQLGGALNEKNIQEVSITLSDGNEYPKKGKINFAASEINPSLGTQELRATFENNERQILPGQFVRVRVTTGKKDGVFLLPQLAVLNSDQGKFVFVVNEKNQATPRPVITGEWKGKDWVILGGLQAGDKIIIDNLIKVRPGMPVTNMPNFKK from the coding sequence TTGCAACAGCTTTTTTTGTCATCTAGATCTGTTTTACTTATCGGTTTTCTATTATTTTCTTTAGTTGGCTGTCAAAAACCTCCAGAGCAAAGTGGCATGCCACCTAATTTTGTTTTGCCCGTGACCATGCTTGAATCCATACCTGTATCGATGCCTATTACAGCCGAAGCTGTAGGCCAAACAGAGGGAGCTAAGGAAGTTGAAATTAGACCTCGTGTTGGCGGTATTTTATTAAAACGAAAATACAATGAAGGTTCTCCGGTTAAAGCGGGTCAAATTTTATTCAATATTGATCCCGAGCCCTATAAAATTGCTTTAAATCAAGCGCGCGCGCAATACAATCAGAGCCTTGCACGAGCTGAACAAGCAAAGCGCGAAAAAAAACGTTTAGAAGGTTTAATTGAATCTCAGTCCATAAGCCAGCGTGAATTTGATAATGCATCATCAGATGAATCAATTAGTGTCGCAGCTCTCGCTCAAAGTCGAGCAAATTTAAAACAGGCGGAGCTTAATCTTTCTTATACCAATGTCACTGCTCCTGTCGATGGTATTTCTGGTCGCTTTCAATTTTCTGAAGGTGCTCTCATTTCTGCAAATACAAGCCTGCTTACGACATTAGCTCAAGTGAATCCAATTTGGGTGCGATTTAGTTTTTCAGATAATGAGCTTAAGCAATTAGGTGGCGCATTAAATGAAAAAAATATTCAAGAAGTTTCAATCACTCTTTCCGATGGGAATGAATACCCGAAGAAGGGCAAAATAAATTTTGCTGCAAGCGAAATCAATCCATCACTTGGCACTCAAGAACTCCGAGCAACATTTGAAAATAATGAGCGTCAAATTTTACCCGGCCAATTTGTTCGTGTGCGGGTGACTACAGGCAAAAAAGATGGTGTATTTTTATTGCCTCAATTAGCTGTTCTTAATTCTGATCAAGGTAAATTTGTATTTGTCGTCAATGAAAAAAATCAAGCCACACCTCGCCCTGTTATTACAGGCGAATGGAAAGGTAAGGATTGGGTTATTCTAGGCGGTCTCCAAGCGGGCGATAAAATCATTATCGATAATCTTATTAAAGTTCGTCCTGGCATGCCTGTCACCAACATGCCTAACTTCAAAAAATAA
- a CDS encoding VIT1/CCC1 transporter family protein, producing the protein MSNDHHSDHSETHFTSTAVVRDIVIGMADGLTVPFALAAGLSAAVDSSAIIVTAGLAEVAAGSIAMGLGGYLAGKTDIEHYDSELKREAHEIKHLREHEILEVQEILSEYGLKGSALKTVVKSITSNRERWLKFMMKFELNLERPDPKRAMISATTIATSYIIGGLIPLMPYFFISDIMSALKMSVIATSIALVLFGWIKGRFTGVNQGRSAMQTLVIGALASSAAFGLAHLLS; encoded by the coding sequence ATGTCAAACGACCATCATTCGGACCACTCTGAAACACACTTTACCTCAACAGCAGTAGTTCGCGATATCGTTATTGGTATGGCGGACGGACTGACTGTTCCATTTGCTCTGGCTGCAGGCTTATCTGCAGCTGTTGATTCATCAGCGATTATTGTAACAGCAGGTCTAGCTGAAGTTGCGGCGGGCTCAATTGCAATGGGCCTGGGTGGTTATCTTGCCGGAAAAACAGATATTGAACATTATGATTCTGAATTAAAACGTGAAGCCCATGAAATTAAGCATTTGCGTGAGCATGAAATTTTAGAAGTCCAGGAAATACTTTCAGAATATGGACTCAAAGGGAGTGCGCTTAAAACAGTTGTTAAGTCCATCACTTCTAATCGTGAACGCTGGCTAAAATTCATGATGAAATTTGAATTAAATTTAGAAAGGCCTGACCCAAAAAGAGCAATGATCAGTGCGACTACTATTGCAACCTCTTATATTATAGGTGGGCTAATTCCCTTGATGCCTTATTTCTTTATATCTGACATCATGTCCGCACTAAAAATGTCAGTCATTGCCACAAGTATTGCACTCGTACTTTTTGGTTGGATTAAAGGTCGCTTTACTGGCGTGAATCAAGGACGTTCGGCGATGCAAACACTTGTGATTGGTGCCTTAGCTTCTTCGGCTGCTTTTGGCTTAGCTCATCTATTGTCATAA
- a CDS encoding MarC family protein: MMIEWTFIIKTTIAMIAIVDPPGCLPIYLSLTSQHKKINKKNVAKMTALTVFIILVVSLFLGDKILNIFGISMPSFQICGGILLLIMAIYMMLGRNQVMESTQNNKSEKELIAFVPLSIPLLAGPGAISNMIIAAHQAPNFVNLSFLVLPCIFVSLTIWLTLSFAESISRVIGAVGTKIVTRVMGLLLGSMAIEFITRGVLDIIA, encoded by the coding sequence ATGATGATTGAATGGACTTTTATAATAAAAACGACAATCGCTATGATAGCAATTGTTGACCCCCCAGGCTGCTTACCGATTTACTTGAGTTTAACGAGCCAACATAAAAAGATTAATAAAAAAAATGTAGCCAAGATGACAGCTTTAACTGTCTTTATCATTCTTGTAGTTTCACTTTTTCTCGGAGATAAAATCTTAAATATCTTTGGCATTTCTATGCCAAGTTTTCAGATTTGCGGCGGTATACTTCTTCTGATCATGGCCATATACATGATGTTAGGACGAAATCAAGTTATGGAATCTACACAAAATAATAAGTCAGAAAAAGAATTAATTGCCTTTGTCCCACTTAGTATTCCTCTCTTAGCAGGGCCCGGCGCGATTAGTAATATGATTATTGCTGCTCACCAAGCCCCTAATTTTGTAAATCTATCTTTTCTAGTGCTGCCATGTATTTTCGTGTCTCTAACAATTTGGCTTACCTTAAGTTTTGCTGAAAGCATCTCTAGAGTGATTGGTGCAGTAGGTACTAAAATAGTGACCCGTGTCATGGGTTTACTTTTAGGTTCCATGGCGATTGAGTTCATTACGCGGGGCGTATTAGATATTATTGCGTAA
- a CDS encoding radical SAM protein yields the protein MSVSKQYLSIHDHSRELSGLKYIYSVISRRAGGLSIGVNLNVNNACNWQCIYCEIPNLTRGSPPPIELDVLEDELRFFLHEIIHGDYMEKNVAIEDRHLKDIAFSGNGEPTSAEEFPQVILIVKKILEEFNLLHKIKIRLITNGSLMHKESVLEGIQVLAKMNGEVWFKVDAALEENSKVINQVNIKPQQAIDRLKRCSEICPTFVQTCIFTIDNKEPNNKEIDAYIKLIDSAKKSIKGVHLYGIARPSMQPEAYRLGRVNINVLENIADQLHNNGIESTVSY from the coding sequence ATGAGTGTATCTAAACAGTATCTGAGTATTCATGATCACAGCCGGGAATTAAGTGGTCTCAAATATATCTATTCTGTTATTTCAAGACGTGCTGGCGGCTTATCGATTGGCGTTAACTTAAATGTAAATAATGCATGTAATTGGCAATGCATTTATTGTGAAATTCCAAATCTTACCCGTGGCTCACCGCCACCCATTGAGCTTGATGTGCTTGAAGATGAACTACGTTTTTTTCTTCATGAAATTATTCACGGCGATTACATGGAGAAAAATGTAGCAATTGAGGATCGTCATTTAAAAGACATTGCTTTTTCAGGCAATGGAGAGCCTACAAGTGCGGAAGAATTTCCACAGGTTATTTTAATTGTTAAAAAGATACTGGAAGAATTTAACTTACTTCATAAGATTAAAATTCGTTTGATTACTAATGGAAGTTTAATGCACAAAGAATCTGTGCTTGAAGGAATTCAAGTGCTTGCAAAAATGAACGGGGAAGTCTGGTTTAAGGTCGATGCTGCGCTAGAAGAAAATTCTAAAGTAATTAATCAAGTTAATATAAAACCACAACAAGCGATTGATCGATTAAAACGTTGTAGTGAAATATGTCCTACATTTGTTCAAACATGTATTTTTACCATCGACAATAAAGAACCTAATAATAAGGAGATTGACGCATATATTAAACTTATTGATAGTGCCAAGAAAAGTATCAAAGGTGTTCATTTGTATGGAATTGCGAGACCATCCATGCAGCCAGAAGCTTACCGTCTTGGTAGGGTAAATATTAATGTATTAGAGAATATTGCAGACCAGCTTCATAATAATGGGATCGAATCAACAGTGAGTTATTAA
- a CDS encoding TIGR01244 family sulfur transferase produces MKFAKINNELTVSDQITIEDLKEIQAQGYKTIFCNRPDQESEGQLTFSIIEKEAQNLGIKAIHQPVIGGQISDDDIAQFGSSFELAQKPIFAYCRTGTRCSMLWALSHAKTLPIDEILSKAQIAGYDLSPIKDRLNSLK; encoded by the coding sequence ATGAAATTTGCAAAAATAAATAACGAACTTACCGTCTCTGATCAAATCACGATTGAAGACTTAAAAGAAATTCAAGCGCAAGGCTACAAAACTATTTTTTGTAATCGCCCTGACCAGGAATCCGAAGGACAACTAACGTTTTCAATTATTGAAAAAGAAGCTCAAAATTTAGGTATCAAAGCCATCCATCAGCCTGTAATTGGCGGGCAAATTTCAGATGATGATATTGCTCAATTTGGCAGCTCTTTTGAGTTGGCTCAAAAGCCTATCTTTGCTTATTGCCGCACTGGCACAAGATGTTCAATGCTTTGGGCACTTTCGCATGCAAAAACCTTGCCTATTGATGAAATTTTAAGCAAAGCCCAGATTGCAGGCTATGACTTATCTCCGATAAAAGACCGTCTAAACTCCCTTAAATAG
- the hemW gene encoding radical SAM family heme chaperone HemW, producing the protein MSQTSRLAMPPPLSLYIHIPWCVKKCPYCDFNSHEHKESQNFTDLESMYVDALIKDLEYSLPKIWGRKIHSIFFGGGTPSLFSGKAIQKILSQVRALTPILYDAEITLEANPGAIDSNHFEAYKEAGVTRVSLGIQSFNDVHLKALGRIHDSSEAKKGIEIAMRHFDAVNLDLMYALPHQTLDEAIDDAKTATSFYTQHLSFYHLTIEPNTFFFKHPPKLPLDDESAEMQETIEGILSQHGYEHYETSAFAKPKSQCEHNLNYWQFGDYLGIGAGAHSKLTFHDKMSRESRYKNPKQYMEKVVTQHMIESETIIHESDLAFEFMMNHLRLIDGFSIQSFEDKTGLYISAIDKELKAAIDKKLITMDHEMIKPTLLGQRFLNDLLSIFLK; encoded by the coding sequence ATGAGTCAAACATCAAGACTCGCCATGCCACCCCCACTCTCGCTTTATATTCACATCCCTTGGTGTGTCAAAAAATGTCCCTATTGTGATTTTAATTCACACGAACATAAAGAATCTCAAAACTTTACTGATTTAGAATCCATGTATGTGGATGCACTTATCAAGGATCTTGAATATTCATTACCTAAAATTTGGGGCAGAAAAATTCATTCCATTTTTTTTGGTGGTGGTACACCCAGTCTTTTTAGTGGAAAAGCTATTCAGAAAATTTTAAGTCAGGTTCGTGCACTGACGCCTATTTTGTATGATGCCGAAATTACACTTGAAGCTAATCCAGGCGCGATTGATAGCAATCATTTTGAAGCATACAAAGAAGCTGGCGTCACTAGAGTATCTTTAGGGATTCAATCATTTAATGATGTCCATCTCAAAGCATTAGGTCGAATCCACGATAGCAGTGAAGCCAAAAAAGGCATTGAAATTGCCATGCGTCATTTTGATGCAGTGAATTTAGATTTAATGTATGCATTACCTCACCAAACATTGGATGAAGCGATAGACGATGCTAAGACTGCGACCTCTTTTTATACACAGCACCTATCTTTTTATCATTTAACGATTGAGCCTAATACATTCTTTTTTAAACACCCGCCCAAATTACCGCTCGATGATGAGAGTGCAGAAATGCAAGAAACTATTGAAGGTATTTTAAGCCAGCATGGCTACGAGCATTATGAAACCTCTGCTTTTGCAAAACCTAAATCACAATGCGAGCATAATCTTAATTATTGGCAGTTTGGCGACTATCTTGGTATAGGCGCAGGTGCGCATAGCAAACTAACCTTTCATGACAAGATGAGTCGCGAGAGTCGTTATAAAAATCCAAAACAATATATGGAAAAAGTAGTCACACAACATATGATTGAATCAGAAACAATCATTCATGAAAGTGATTTGGCTTTTGAATTTATGATGAACCACTTACGTCTTATCGATGGATTTAGTATTCAAAGCTTCGAAGATAAAACGGGTTTATATATTTCAGCTATCGATAAAGAACTCAAAGCTGCGATAGATAAAAAACTGATTACTATGGATCATGAGATGATTAAACCAACGCTTTTAGGTCAGCGATTCTTAAATGACCTATTGAGTATTTTTTTAAAGTAG
- the rdgB gene encoding RdgB/HAM1 family non-canonical purine NTP pyrophosphatase, with amino-acid sequence MKNQIVIATSNAKKLTEIQSILDDMNLEILPQSHFKIDATEEPFHTFLENALIKARHASRLSKLPAIADDSGICVDALDGKPGVLSARFAGEPSSDQKNNEKLLKSLENESNRKAHYTCVIVFVKHEFDPEPIITEGIWHGEILKSPRGSGGFGYDPLFLDHMTEKAVAELPSDIKNRISHRGQALHKLKLKLNQIYG; translated from the coding sequence ATGAAGAATCAAATCGTCATTGCAACAAGCAATGCCAAAAAACTCACCGAAATTCAATCGATCTTAGATGATATGAATCTTGAGATACTTCCTCAATCGCATTTTAAAATTGATGCCACTGAGGAGCCTTTCCATACCTTCCTTGAGAACGCGCTGATTAAAGCTAGGCATGCAAGTCGTTTATCAAAACTACCTGCAATCGCAGATGATTCAGGGATATGCGTGGATGCGCTCGATGGAAAACCTGGCGTTTTATCTGCTCGATTTGCAGGAGAGCCTTCATCGGATCAAAAAAACAATGAAAAACTTTTAAAAAGTTTAGAAAACGAGTCAAATCGAAAAGCGCATTACACTTGTGTCATTGTATTTGTAAAACATGAATTTGATCCTGAACCTATTATTACTGAAGGTATCTGGCATGGAGAGATTTTAAAATCACCCAGAGGCTCTGGGGGGTTTGGTTATGACCCGTTATTTTTAGATCATATGACTGAAAAAGCTGTGGCAGAATTACCATCGGACATTAAAAACCGAATTAGTCATCGCGGACAAGCGTTACATAAACTTAAATTGAAATTGAATCAGATATATGGATAA
- the rph gene encoding ribonuclease PH — MRLNQRAHNQLRPVEIIRHYTKHAEGSVLIKFGDTHVLCTASIDEKVPSFLKGQSQGWITAEYGMLPRSTGSRMDREAARGKQSGRTQEIQRLIGRSLRAIIDLKKLGERTIQIDCDVIQADGGTRTASITGAYVAVHDAIKHLMDKKLISESPLIDYVAAISVGLHQGNPLLDLDYSEDSSCDTDMNIVMTGSGGFVEIQGTAEGNPFSREMMGQMSDLAAQGIKELIQLQKNVLK, encoded by the coding sequence ATGAGATTAAATCAACGCGCTCACAACCAATTAAGACCGGTTGAAATTATTAGGCATTACACAAAACATGCTGAAGGCTCCGTCTTGATTAAATTCGGTGATACGCATGTGCTTTGCACTGCAAGTATTGATGAAAAAGTCCCTTCTTTTTTAAAGGGTCAAAGTCAAGGTTGGATAACAGCTGAATATGGCATGCTGCCAAGATCGACAGGATCTAGAATGGATAGAGAAGCGGCACGTGGAAAACAATCCGGTCGGACTCAAGAAATACAACGTCTTATTGGACGGAGCTTACGCGCGATTATTGATTTAAAAAAACTGGGCGAACGTACCATTCAAATTGATTGTGACGTTATTCAAGCCGATGGTGGCACACGCACAGCCAGTATTACGGGAGCTTATGTCGCAGTGCACGATGCCATTAAACATTTAATGGATAAAAAACTGATTTCAGAATCGCCGCTCATTGATTATGTGGCAGCCATTTCTGTAGGGCTCCACCAAGGAAATCCACTATTAGATTTGGATTACAGTGAAGATTCAAGTTGTGACACAGACATGAATATCGTGATGACAGGCTCGGGCGGTTTTGTGGAAATTCAAGGTACTGCAGAAGGTAACCCTTTTTCGCGGGAAATGATGGGCCAAATGTCTGACCTTGCAGCGCAGGGTATTAAAGAACTCATTCAATTACAAAAAAACGTTTTAAAGTAA
- a CDS encoding YicC/YloC family endoribonuclease, which yields MALSMTGFSFKEADTQQGILLLEFRSLNNRYLELQVKLDESLRSFEPMMRDLISAEIKRGKVDCRIYFKSKTHALDVKNVDPVKLKQLASSVDEIAKHFPHVQPINALDILKTSEIMHDQSVDMNLLEQDLKKNLKEALLEIQLSKAREGEKLQKILLDKLKDIELLVGEAKKILPVLIKDYQTKIENKFKEALIAIDDDRLKQEFLIFIQKMDIDEELNRITSHIDEVRRLLKTDGAIGKKLDFMMQELNREANTLGSKSISPKTSQISVDLKVLIEQMREQIQNIE from the coding sequence ATGGCTTTAAGTATGACCGGTTTTTCTTTTAAAGAAGCAGATACTCAGCAAGGTATTTTGCTCCTTGAATTTCGGTCTTTAAATAATCGATATCTAGAACTCCAGGTTAAATTGGATGAATCTTTAAGGTCATTCGAACCCATGATGCGCGACCTGATATCAGCCGAAATTAAAAGAGGTAAAGTAGATTGCAGAATCTATTTCAAATCTAAAACACATGCGCTTGATGTTAAAAATGTAGATCCGGTGAAGTTAAAACAACTCGCTAGTTCAGTCGATGAAATTGCAAAACATTTCCCCCATGTGCAACCGATTAATGCGCTCGATATCTTAAAAACGAGCGAGATCATGCACGATCAATCAGTGGATATGAATTTGCTTGAACAAGATCTTAAAAAAAACCTCAAAGAAGCTTTATTAGAGATTCAATTATCTAAAGCTCGCGAAGGTGAAAAATTACAAAAGATTTTATTGGATAAATTAAAAGATATTGAATTGCTTGTAGGTGAAGCTAAAAAAATATTACCCGTTTTAATCAAAGATTATCAAACTAAAATTGAAAATAAGTTTAAGGAAGCTTTGATTGCGATCGATGATGATCGATTGAAGCAAGAGTTTCTTATTTTTATTCAAAAGATGGATATTGATGAAGAGCTTAATCGTATTACATCCCATATCGATGAAGTCAGGCGTTTACTTAAAACCGATGGCGCTATTGGTAAAAAACTAGACTTTATGATGCAAGAACTAAATCGTGAGGCGAATACTTTAGGCTCGAAATCCATTTCACCTAAAACGTCACAAATATCCGTTGATTTAAAAGTTTTGATTGAGCAAATGCGCGAACAAATTCAGAATATTGAATAA